The Zingiber officinale cultivar Zhangliang chromosome 2A, Zo_v1.1, whole genome shotgun sequence genomic sequence CAGTAGCCAGTTCACCGGGATCCCAAAAAAAGTCGGGATCGAATGGAAGAGACGATGCAGTGCAGTGTGCAGCACAGGAAGCGTGTTCTTCTGCTCTGCAGCCAGATcgagatttttttcttttttatgtgcGATTGCAAATGGAGCTCACCTCCATCGCTGACCGTCTCCAGGCTGAACTGGACTTGCTCGGGGAAAAGTAATTAAATGAATTTGAGGTCTCCTGTTGCAGCGGGAAGAAGATGTTTATTAATATCCATGGCGATGGTGAGGCGGTTTTGTGATCTGTGCAGGAATTTGAGATCTGGAATAGGAATCCAAAAGAGAGATTTGTAGAAGGTTTGAGTGCAGTGAGGTATGGGAACGGGAGGGTGGCGGAGAGCCTTCTGCACGGCGGTCCGACGGGATCCCGGCGTGACGGAGGCGGCGGGGGAGAAGAAGCAAGCAGGTGATTGCGAGAAGCAGCCGCAGCATCGTGCCGGACCCAGCCACGCGTTGAGCTGCGCCAAGTTGAGTTTTTTCTCCGGCGGTGGAGACGGGTGTGGCGCGTCGCCGGAACTCCGCTGCCGGACGAAGTCGAACGGTTGTAGCGACGCGCCGACGCCGACGATGAGCACGCGCACATCAACCGCCGCCGCCGTTGCCACCACGGCTAGGAGGCGCAGCAGCCCTGCGCTGTTTCACCGGAAGGCCTCCTCTGCTCCTTCCTCGCTGAGATCCGCTTCAGAATTTGGCCTCTTGCAGCACCTCTCCAAGGTACTTTTCTTCACCGAAATTCCAGCTTTGGGCCGGCTGTCGGCTTTGATTGCAGAACGATGGAGGAAAAAGCGGAGTGATTTCGCCTTTTTTTTTCCTCTGTCAttccatttgttttttttttttttttttttggcttttaCAAGCTTTTGTTGTTGAAGTTCATCGTTTGTCGGTGGGCAGAGTCGGTGCCGGATATGTTGGCAGAGCCTGAGGGCGAGCCAGGATGTGCCGGTGTTCACGGCGGAGTGTTCCCACGCGTTCCACTTCCCTTGCATCATCGCCCACGTCAGGACCCATGGCAGCGTCGCCTGCCCCATCTGCTCAGCCGCCTGGCGCCAGGCGCCCTTTCTCTCCGCCGTGCAACGCCAGGAGGAAGACACCGAACAGGTGATCGACGGCGAGGCTGATAACCGGAACCCCAATCGAAGAACTTCCGGCAGAAGCAGCCGTAGCACCGCCGGTGGCCGTGAACCTATCAAGATTTATGATGATGATGAGTCGTTGCTTCTTGCGCTGCCCAAGCCCAACCAAGGAGGCGTGCGGTTCAATCCTATACCGGAAGTGGCCAACGAGGACGAGGAGTGCAGCGGCGAAAAGGGCTCGGAAAGAGAGGACGAGTTCCATGGGCTTCTTGCCGGAACTCGTCGAGCAACGCCGAGGTCGAGGGCCGGCGGCGTCCATGTGACAGTTATGCCACAGACGGCCCTGCTCTCCAAGGGGCAGAGACACTGGAACTACGTGGTGGCGATCAAGGTGAAAGCTCCGGCGTTGCGGCCGTCGAAGCTCCTCGACCAGACGCGGGGCCGCGCCCCGATCGACCTGGTGATGGTTTTGGATGTGAGCTACGGCATGGCGGGTGAGAAGCTCCAGATGCAGAAGCGCGCAATGCGGCTGGTGGTGTCGTCACTGGGTTCCGCCGACCGCCTCTCCATCGTCGCTTTCTCGGCCTCAGCGGGCCCCAAGCGGCTCCTCCCTCTCCGACGGATGTCGAGGCGGGGCCAGCGCGCCGCCCGACACATCGCCGAGAGGCTCGTCGCGGTGGATCCGTCTGGAGAGTCGGCGAGCATCGGCGACGCCCTCAGGAAGGCTACCAAGGTTCTGGAAGACCGCAGGGAGCGCAACCCAGTGGCCACCATCATGCTCCTCTCCGACGCCGGCCGAAACCTAGAGGAGCCCAAAGACAAGCTCACCCACTCGCCCCGTGGCCCCGTCGCCGCCAACACTCGCTTTGCGCATCTGGAAATCCCCGCCGGATTCCCGAAGAAGCAGAGCGAGGTGCCATCAGAGGACGCTTTCATCAAGTGCGTGGGCGGCCTCGTGTCCGTCGTGATGCAGGACGTCTGCGTCCACCTCGAATTCCCGTCAGGCGAGATACGCGCCGTGTATCCTTCCGGCGGAGGCGACAGCGACGTGACTATTGGAACAGGGAGCTCTGTTCTTCGGCTGGGGGATCTCTATGCCGAGGAGGAGAGGGAGCTTCTGGTCGAGCTACGAATGGCGGTGACTGGAGAGCAACAGATCGAGCGGCATTGTTTGTCTGCCAAGTGCAAGTATCGGGATCCGGCAACCCACAATCTCTCGTTCGACGAGGAGCAGCTAGTTCCCCTGCCGCCTCTCCGCCCCGATCTCCGCGACGCCGCTTCGTTGTGGCTACGCAACGCTTTCGTCACGACGCGGGCGATGGTGGATTCGAAACGCCAAGTCGAGGACTCGGAATTCACCACCGCTCACCGCCTGCTCTCCTCCGCCCGCGCCTTGGTGCTCCAGTCGGCTACTGATGCGCAGGATTCCCACCTGGTCCGACTACTGGACGCCGAGCTCGCTGAGGTGCAGCGGCGGCGGGAGGTCCACGTGGCGCATCCAAAGGAGGAGGCGATTTCTCAGGCCGAGAGGCATCGGCAGCGGAGAGGTCCAGCGGAGGTGCGGGAGGAGTCGCTGACGCCGACGTCCGCCTGGCGCGCCGCCGAGCAGCTGGCGAAGGTGGCCATCATGCGGAAATCTCTGAACCGGGTGAGCGATCTTCACGGGTTTGAGAACGCACGGTTTTAGGAAAAAGACCAAACCGAAGCAAATCTTATACAAGTAAATTTAAACCGAACCTCACCTCACCTCACCTCCCCTTCCTGTACGTACTTTCAACCATGTTATTTTCTCGAATGAACAACTGGTATGAACTAGTAAGATATAATTGAATTATACGATTTGAGTTTATTTATTtggaaaaatgattaataaataaattttttgaagTGACATAAATTAACaccattataaaattaatttgtttTGATGAATTAATAAAGATGATTTTTtatgtaatataatttaattatttttaataaataaatattttttatttaagattCTTTATTGGTTTGAATGCCTGATTCATTCAACATAAAGATGAATTTGTTTTGAGTTACATATTTCAAAactctcattttttttattttattttcaaaactctCTATAATCATGTAGTAAATTTACGGTTAAATTTTTGTGAAGTTGATAAAAATGCCCTCCCACATGGATATATTTGGTATCTGATTTATTCCCTTAATAATCAGAAGGGGCGACAGATTTTACCATTCACAGCGTGACTTATCGGTGAGTTAATGTCCATTAAATCCAAGGTAAAATCATGAGAGCCCCTCAATTTTATCGGAATATAGTTAAAGTAGCATcccgtttgattttttttttctctcgcaTCCTTTTGTAAAATGCCGTAGACGCCCTCTGGTGTAATGCATGTGCACCTTGCCTATACACCTTGCCTATTTTTCATTCTAAATCCAGTCACATTATGATAATTATAAAATTGTAGTtaagtaataaaattatattataatagttacGGAATTATAGTTTAGTAAAAGATGATAATATTCATTTCAGATGACCTAGTACCACAAGCTCTCCGATTAGATATAGGAAAGTAAATCAAAGATGAATTTACATTATGACATGAGAGGACCGTCCCTCCCAGTCCTCTCCCCTTCCAAATTTTTTTAGTAATATAATTTtatagagaaattttttaaattttattatttatataaaatactatatatatatatatatatatatatatcatatatagTTATTTATACTATATATAGTATAGCGAATATAGCGAAAGGAGATATAGAATTCTGTCCGTTTGGGCAGTAATTGGTCTAGCATAACGAAAAAGGGTGTAAAAACTCActtaatttcttttcttcttcactcattaattttaatttaaaactcgTTGCTTCCTTCATTGTTCAGATAAAAtaggtatatatattattttacccAAACTTAAAATATATGTATAGTTGGTGTAAttgtaagttttaattttatttttacacACCTCTTGAGTTGGAATTTTTGTAGGACTGAATTTAAGATTTTTTTCCCtttattttttacatttcaaCTAAATACATATTATGTATTTTGAAAGTTTAGAGAGGTCattattatataatatatttaataattatttttgtaATTTAATATACAGTCCCCTAGACTTAAAATTTTGGATCCGCGAGGTAAATTATGGGAGGTGTTTTGTCCTAAAATAACAATTCTTTATATAGGGGAGGTTAGACACTTAATGAGATATTTTACATCCATTAAGAATTGATCCCAAGATTTATTAGAGCAATCATTCATATAATTACCATAATTGCTACAACTGAAAATAGTGAATTAAATatattatgattatttaattaattactgaATCACTTATGACATgattttttcttttaatattttcctttttttagtagtaaaaattttcctttttttagtAGTTGATAGTGTTTGAAAGTGAGTGAGTGAAAAGCTGGGGAGGTGATGGTTTTACTGATCGGATGTGAATTCCGCTCTGCTCTGCAAAATAAATGTTGTTAGTATCGAGTTGAGGAAGGGGTCATAGGTGttaaccctccgatgctcaagtcagtcgccAGAATGTGAAGAAGAAGTGAAGCAATAGTAGAATTATGCGTCAAAATAGACCATGCGTACCTTCGCTTGTGATAGAccccctctttatatagagccttGGTGGACGACGTACACACTCCTCATGGGCACGCTCTCCGATATGTTCATGGTCCCGTCCTCCAACACATTCACTAACATGTTCGGGGTCACGTCCTCCACTATGTCTTATAAAAGGATGTCGTGACCACCGTCtcgctgcttggccgagcgggtcACCCGCTCGCCCCAGGACTGCGCTCCGCCCACAGTTAGGTCTCGCTGTTTGGCTGAGCGGGTAGTCTCTCGGTCGGGGGTCCTTCGCTTTGTCAACTTTAGTTGTCATTCTGTGCAGTGTTTGTGTAATAACCTGCCTTCCTCTGTTCGGACAAAATGATCCGATCTTCCTCAGCATCTCGATAATATGACTTGAGCCAGAAGGATTGTTAGCTCGAACATGTCCCCAGCCGATTGAGCCCTACTTGTCTCGACCGGCTGTTGCATATAATTATATATCCTCCGCTCGACTTTTTGACACTTGggcgttgaccatcttgactttgacctccaccttgaCGGTTGACCCCGTGCCAGGTGGACTTATTCCTATCGCCGCATCACATgtctccctttcaagtctagttaAAGAAgactgtaagtccgactgactggacaagatgTGTCTTTGTCGACTCTGAGACCCGATCAACCCATATGTTCAAGGTACTGATCGGCATACATGTCCACGTCACTCGGCCTTCCTTCGCTGAACTGGGTCTGTCACTATTGATCAACCCAACCCTTTGAAGACTCAGTCGTTCAACAGTGTGATAATTGCTTATTTGTGCTCGGTCGAAACTGCGAGCGATTATACATGTGACAATTTTTTCTGTGCTCCACGCACTTCTCGGCCGAGCGCCTTGACGTCATCTAAATTTCTTAAAGACCGTGTAAATCTTTGCTCATTATAGACGAGCACGCGGCtataccttttaattaagtctcattaATGATGTCCGATACTTGAGCACCACGTGCCCCAATTTTTGTCGCTGCATGTTTGACGTGACAGGCGTATATCCGTTGATGACGTGATAGGCGGCTTTTCGAATTCAACGGTTGGATCTCCTTCTAGGTTTTCGTAAGTCTAGATCCGATGACTAAAGTCGATCGGCTACGGGGTTTATAAGCTTCGCGTGCGTCGCCATCTTCCTCACTTTGCGTCTTTTCGGCTTCGAGCTTCGCGGTGACGCTTTGCTTCCTTGTACTCTCCGGTGATCCTTCCCGTAAGCCTCCTCCCCCTTTCGGTCGAATCTTTTTGTTATTCTTCGTCGATCTCTTTATTTCCGATGGCAAGCTCCTCACAACCTTCCATCACCGTCTTTGGGCTCTGGTACACATCCATTGAGTTCAGGTTCGACGCAAGTGACGCTGAGAGTTTGAGTGCTGCTTATGAAATTCCATCTGACTATCAAATCGCTCTTTCTTCGGCTTTCGACTGTTCGAACGAACCGCCTCCTGATTTTGTATGTTTCTTTAGGGACCAGTTTACTGTCGGTTCGCGGTTCTCGGTCCACCTATTTTTTTTTcacagtttgtaaatatttccgTATCTCTCTCCATCAATTAGTGCCGAATTCCTTTCGGCTGCTGTGTGGGGTCGATGTTCTATtccgcctgcacgacattcctttAATCCCTCagctcttccactacttctattatTCCAAATTGTTCGAGCCAGGAATCTTTttattccaagcccgagtggccttagtcttctttgataagatgtcgtcctccaataaacattggaaggactattattttttCGTTCGCTTTCCCGAGTGGTCTGTTTTCTCGACCGGCTGGTAGTTGGAAGTGGCGAACCCGCCAAAACTCAAGAAGTATAAGAGTcgatcggactacctccatgcaacTTCATAATTGGTCAGTCAGAAGTACcacatccacaagttgctgcaTGAGGGAGTCTTCTACGTGTTTGGCTTAAGCTCAATTCGCACGAAGCTCCTGTTCAGCCTAGGTatgctcatcttcttcttcttcgttgaATCTAACtgttttttctcctttttttgcAGATCACATCATGCTAAGGGTGCGTCTGGCCGGCAAGAGCAAATTGGCGGACACAGAGATCAATGCTACTATCGCGGTCGAGTTGGAGAGCCGATGCTTACAATTGGTCGGCTCCCAGAGGACCCACTTCGCGGAAGCGAGGGAGCGCTGTTGCAGGTGAGTGAAGGAGGAGGTAGCCAGACGATTGGCAGCGGGGTAGCGAGTAAAGCAGGTCTTCGACTAGGGCAACCTCCTGCACTTCCAGTCGATGTAGCCTTAGAGTCGGCCTCTTCTGGGGAACCGCTAAGAAGTTGGTAGAGGCGTGCCACATGGAAGCTGCATCCCGATCTGCTACTTCCGCTATGTAgaccctgttagagtgtatactaaaagcctagcttttggtataaatatttatctagaaataagaatcacattggtcaaatgtctacatttatgataaatatagttgttcaattaatttatattgtagataacatggtgtgtggtgtcacacacagaggatcatgttatcagtaccttataaattataaacagtagctcacgaccataatggaaaggaacaaaccattggaaggtcgtagtgtaattaggtattagtttatcttaactatataattacactagtacacttagagtgtattgagtaggaccattagaggtcgtttcttttatactgattttataaagaaacaaagacctcagttattatggaagtgtgtgctcttaatcctaatataataacaagcacatatatttgatatttatttctttaatttatcaatgggtgagatttagttcgatgaatcaataagcccgataagttggaaaatgatatcacttatagtgtgtgttgttgattatagaaggaaactgtgtcctagtgatctaggttgagaatgtccccaagaggagctcataaggattgtcatgttaaaccctgcaggtggacttagtccgacatgacgatgaagttgagtggtactactcttggagctagatattaattaagtgagttgtcagtaacttacttaattagtggacatttgttatcttaaacacagggagactaacacactcataataagaaggagctcaaaatgtaatttgggattggtgcgtagttcaataatagttctttagtggaatgaattattattgatgaaattaagttgtgtgttcggggcgaacacgggatgcttaatttcatcgggagaccaaaaccaattcctcctctcggtccctatcgtagcctctagtatatagagatttatacccaccgcatacccaccttcttacccatccaatggggccggccaagctagcttggaacccaagctagggccggccaagaccaaatggatgagccatgtaggtggccggccaaagcttgggtcccaagcttaggtggccgaccactagaatattaaaaggatttttattaaaattatttcttatgtggatatcatgattttaaaagagagtttaaaaattaaaaatttccttttataactttctacaaaagattaagagaagagattaatctctttccttatttgtagtttaaaaggatggttttaatttttggtaaaaactttccttatttgtaaatcatctacatatttaaaagagagtttaaaatttgaaatctttccttatttgttgattaaaggtggattttaaattttaagaaaactttcctttttaatcatgttcatgatttaaaagagagtttaaaattaaatattctcttttataagtttttacaaaagattaagaaaagatttgatatctttccttatttgtagattaaaagagattttaatttttagagataactttctttttatccacatgtctaaaagaaaatttttaatttataaaatttcctttttattaaccaatcatgaaaggataaaattattggagaaatttttataaatttctagaaacaaattaggaagttttaatttttgttttaattaaaactttccttgatttgtggattgaaggtggccggccaaataagttggaaaaaggaaattaatttttaattaattaatttttctttttcatggcaaaagaattaaggaaggttttattaatttttccttatttgccaagaccaaggattataaaagaggggatagaggaggcttcatggtgaagaactatattctttttcttcctctcttttcttctttggtgtggccggccctatttctctcctctcctcttgttggccgaaacttatctcttggtggagcttttgttagtggccggatcaaggaaggagaagaaggagagaaagcaagcctcgtttctagcatcccttggagcatggtggtggtggccgaacctcttcatcctagaagatgttttgatggccgaaatttgcaaggaagaagaaggtgcttggtggttctcatctcggaagatcgttgcccacacaacgtccgaggttagaagaggaatacggtagaagatcaagaggtctttctaaaaggtataactagtaatttttctttccgcatcatgctagttatttatggaaataataccaaatacaagaggcttacgattctagtatttcgaatatgtttttcgaagttgtgttcttttattttatttttccttgtgatttgattgttcttttcggttaacctaaagttattttaggaaattaaatattagatttctataaaaggttttgtctagtcggtggtggttgctcccatatccaagaaggtcatgtgcctcgccacgtcagtactgggaaccaattatggaaattaatatttaatggaattaataacttaaggtgatttgggtcgaacgtgttaagttccgcaggagatccaagtcaaaacctaaaagaacaaatagattaagttttggatcaaacgtgttaagttccgcaggcgatccaaaatttaatttaaaagaacacatggtagctaggaaaaggttcagacctttgtacaaaatttttgtacagtggaacctctaggttttccgagtagcaaccaacagacccCAATTCGAGCCAGCTCACACCCTCCATCTGAGCAGAGTGAGACCTCTACACACGCTCCTCCCGAACAAGCGGTGACTGTCCTCCATACTTCGATTTCATCTGATTGGACGCCATCCTTGTCTGAATTGCCACGGAACCATCTGCGCGCTGCCGATTTCTTTCATACCGCCTCCCCTGTTGCAGTGACCCAAAAAT encodes the following:
- the LOC122042540 gene encoding E3 ubiquitin-protein ligase WAV3-like, encoding MGTGGWRRAFCTAVRRDPGVTEAAGEKKQAGDCEKQPQHRAGPSHALSCAKLSFFSGGGDGCGASPELRCRTKSNGCSDAPTPTMSTRTSTAAAVATTARRRSSPALFHRKASSAPSSLRSASEFGLLQHLSKSRCRICWQSLRASQDVPVFTAECSHAFHFPCIIAHVRTHGSVACPICSAAWRQAPFLSAVQRQEEDTEQVIDGEADNRNPNRRTSGRSSRSTAGGREPIKIYDDDESLLLALPKPNQGGVRFNPIPEVANEDEECSGEKGSEREDEFHGLLAGTRRATPRSRAGGVHVTVMPQTALLSKGQRHWNYVVAIKVKAPALRPSKLLDQTRGRAPIDLVMVLDVSYGMAGEKLQMQKRAMRLVVSSLGSADRLSIVAFSASAGPKRLLPLRRMSRRGQRAARHIAERLVAVDPSGESASIGDALRKATKVLEDRRERNPVATIMLLSDAGRNLEEPKDKLTHSPRGPVAANTRFAHLEIPAGFPKKQSEVPSEDAFIKCVGGLVSVVMQDVCVHLEFPSGEIRAVYPSGGGDSDVTIGTGSSVLRLGDLYAEEERELLVELRMAVTGEQQIERHCLSAKCKYRDPATHNLSFDEEQLVPLPPLRPDLRDAASLWLRNAFVTTRAMVDSKRQVEDSEFTTAHRLLSSARALVLQSATDAQDSHLVRLLDAELAEVQRRREVHVAHPKEEAISQAERHRQRRGPAEVREESLTPTSAWRAAEQLAKVAIMRKSLNRVSDLHGFENARF